One Rhizobiales bacterium GAS188 DNA window includes the following coding sequences:
- a CDS encoding Microcystin degradation protein MlrC, contains DUF1485 domain: MRIAIGGFQHESHSFAPLATGWAQFLQPGGFPRLQRSATLIDAIRPTSLPSAGAIAAADELGFAIAPLIWCMANPAGPVTREAFERVSAHLIASLSDALEIGPLDGVFLELHGAMVSDDFADAEGEVLRRVRAVVGRQVPIAATLDPHCNLTAEMVALADVLVPYRTYPHIDQRYVGNRAIRLLAERIRRGKPWAKAYRQVDFWVALTSQCTLVSPMRDTMEERAKLEARHGLVELAYCFGFPYADFPGCGIAIAAFGADQAEAEAAAEALVAYHHAHEADYAGAVLAADAGVTQAIGLAAKAVRPIVLADTQDNPGGGGHGDTTGLLAELIRQDAQGAVLGLINDAESAAACHAAGEGSTIGLRLGGKSDGAPLSVTGTIERLSDGRFTCTGPMGKGNPADLGPTALLRVSPGVRVIVVTRKMQALDQALFTHIGVEPKEQKILALKSSVHFRAHFQPIAERVIVVAAPGPVVADPAVLPFTNLRPGIRLRPKANLPA, encoded by the coding sequence ATGCGCATCGCCATCGGCGGCTTCCAGCATGAGAGCCACTCCTTCGCCCCGCTCGCGACCGGATGGGCGCAATTCCTCCAACCCGGCGGCTTCCCGCGCCTGCAGCGCTCGGCGACGCTCATCGACGCCATCCGCCCGACCAGCCTGCCGAGCGCCGGCGCCATCGCGGCGGCCGACGAGCTCGGCTTCGCGATCGCGCCGCTCATCTGGTGCATGGCGAACCCAGCCGGACCCGTGACGCGCGAGGCCTTCGAGCGCGTCAGCGCGCATCTCATCGCGTCCTTGTCGGATGCACTCGAAATCGGCCCGCTCGACGGCGTCTTCCTCGAGCTGCACGGCGCCATGGTGAGCGATGATTTCGCCGATGCGGAAGGTGAGGTGCTGCGCCGGGTGCGCGCCGTGGTCGGGCGCCAGGTTCCGATCGCCGCAACCCTCGACCCGCATTGCAACCTGACGGCCGAGATGGTCGCGCTCGCGGATGTCCTGGTGCCCTATCGCACCTATCCGCATATCGATCAGAGATATGTGGGCAACCGGGCAATCCGTCTGCTTGCCGAGCGCATCCGCCGCGGCAAGCCCTGGGCCAAGGCCTATCGCCAGGTCGATTTCTGGGTGGCGCTCACGAGCCAGTGCACCCTCGTCTCGCCGATGCGTGACACGATGGAGGAGCGCGCTAAGCTGGAAGCGCGGCATGGCCTCGTCGAGCTCGCCTATTGCTTCGGCTTTCCCTATGCGGATTTCCCCGGCTGCGGCATCGCGATTGCGGCCTTCGGCGCGGACCAGGCCGAGGCCGAGGCGGCGGCCGAGGCGCTCGTCGCCTATCATCATGCGCATGAGGCCGACTATGCGGGCGCGGTGCTGGCGGCTGACGCCGGGGTGACGCAGGCGATCGGCCTCGCCGCCAAGGCCGTGAGGCCGATCGTGCTTGCCGATACGCAGGACAATCCGGGCGGCGGCGGCCATGGCGACACCACCGGGCTGCTCGCCGAGCTGATCCGCCAGGATGCCCAAGGCGCGGTGCTCGGGCTGATCAATGATGCCGAGAGCGCAGCCGCCTGCCACGCGGCCGGAGAAGGATCGACCATCGGCTTGCGGCTCGGCGGCAAGAGCGACGGCGCGCCCCTCTCCGTGACCGGCACGATCGAGAGGCTGAGCGATGGCCGCTTCACCTGCACGGGCCCGATGGGCAAGGGCAATCCCGCCGATCTCGGGCCGACCGCGCTGCTGCGCGTCTCGCCGGGCGTGCGGGTGATCGTGGTGACGCGCAAGATGCAGGCGCTCGATCAGGCTCTCTTCACCCATATCGGCGTCGAGCCGAAGGAGCAGAAGATCCTGGCCTTGAAGAGCAGCGTGCATTTCCGCGCCCATTTCCAGCCGATCGCCGAGCGCGTCATCGTGGTCGCGGCGCCTGGCCCCGTGGTGGCTGATCCCGCCGTGCTGCCCTTCACCAATCTGCGCCCCGGCATCCGGCTGCGACCGAAGGCCAATCTGCCGGCCTAG
- a CDS encoding 2-methylcitrate dehydratase: MKIHEVRVYPSKTVLPREAQLAWKMASVAADPVEVEADVEAMIVNRLIDNAGVALAAVNRPPVVSARAMALGHMRRDGALLFGVEGVSRVSPEWAAFANGTAVRELDMHDTFLAADYSHPGDNIPPILAVAQTLRKSGRELIRGIAAGYEIHIDLVRAICLHRHKIDHIAHLCPAQAAGIGALLSLPVETIYQAVQQAVHVSFTTRQSRKGEISSWKAYAPAHAGKLAIEAVDRAMRGEGAPSPIYEGEDSVIAWLLDGPDAVYHVPLPEPREAKRAVLASYTKEHSAEYQSQALIDLAFRMREHISDLDAIERVILHTSHHTHYVIGTGANDPQKLDPRASRETLDHSIMYIFAVALQDGRWHHVASYAPERAARPDTLALWHKIETREDPDWTRRYHAADPDELAFGGRAEIVMKDGSRIEDELALANAHPHGARPLGREDYIRKFKVLTDGIVEPAEAERFLEAAQDMARLPPGELDRLNVALARDALAVGRPGIF; the protein is encoded by the coding sequence AATCCATGAGGTCAGGGTCTATCCCTCGAAGACAGTGTTGCCGCGCGAGGCGCAGCTCGCCTGGAAGATGGCCTCGGTCGCTGCCGATCCGGTGGAGGTCGAAGCCGATGTCGAGGCGATGATCGTGAACCGCTTGATCGACAATGCGGGCGTGGCGCTCGCGGCCGTCAACCGGCCTCCCGTCGTCTCCGCCCGCGCCATGGCCTTGGGCCATATGAGGCGCGATGGCGCCCTGCTCTTCGGCGTCGAGGGCGTCTCGCGTGTCAGCCCGGAATGGGCGGCCTTCGCCAATGGCACGGCGGTGCGCGAGCTCGACATGCACGACACTTTCCTGGCGGCGGATTATTCGCATCCGGGCGACAATATCCCGCCCATCCTCGCCGTGGCGCAGACGCTTCGCAAATCCGGCCGGGAGCTGATCCGCGGCATCGCGGCCGGTTACGAGATCCATATCGATCTTGTGCGCGCCATCTGCCTGCACCGGCACAAGATCGATCACATCGCCCATCTCTGCCCCGCCCAGGCGGCTGGGATTGGCGCGCTGCTTAGCCTCCCGGTCGAGACCATCTACCAGGCGGTGCAGCAGGCCGTGCATGTGAGCTTCACCACCCGCCAATCGCGCAAGGGCGAGATCAGCTCCTGGAAGGCCTATGCGCCGGCCCATGCCGGCAAGCTCGCCATCGAGGCGGTCGACCGGGCGATGCGCGGCGAGGGCGCGCCGAGCCCGATCTATGAAGGCGAGGACAGCGTCATCGCCTGGCTTCTCGATGGGCCGGACGCCGTCTATCACGTGCCCTTGCCCGAGCCGCGCGAGGCCAAGCGCGCCGTTCTCGCAAGCTATACCAAGGAGCACAGCGCCGAATATCAGAGCCAGGCGCTGATCGATCTCGCCTTCAGGATGCGCGAACATATCTCCGACCTCGATGCGATCGAGCGGGTGATCCTGCATACCAGCCATCACACCCATTACGTCATCGGCACCGGAGCGAATGATCCTCAGAAGCTCGATCCGCGGGCGAGCCGCGAGACGCTCGACCATTCGATCATGTACATCTTCGCCGTCGCGCTGCAGGACGGACGCTGGCATCACGTAGCGAGCTATGCGCCGGAACGTGCCGCAAGGCCGGACACGCTGGCGCTCTGGCACAAGATCGAGACGCGCGAGGACCCGGACTGGACCCGCCGCTATCACGCCGCCGATCCAGACGAGCTCGCTTTCGGCGGGCGGGCCGAGATCGTGATGAAGGATGGCAGCAGGATCGAGGACGAGCTCGCGCTTGCCAACGCCCATCCGCATGGCGCCAGGCCCTTAGGCCGCGAGGATTATATCCGCAAGTTCAAGGTGCTGACCGATGGAATCGTCGAGCCGGCTGAAGCCGAGCGCTTCCTGGAGGCGGCGCAGGACATGGCGCGCCTCCCACCGGGCGAGCTCGACCGCCTCAATGTCGCACTGGCGCGGGACGCTTTGGCGGTCGGGCGGCCGGGAATCTTCTGA
- a CDS encoding methylisocitrate lyase, with amino-acid sequence MSYLVSAELPLLPAGRRLRALIERSGILPMPGAHNGLAALQARQAGFEALYLSGAAMTASMGLPDLGVITVDEVAFFIRQVARASALPLLVDGDTGYGEVLNVMHMVRSFEEAGAAAVHIEDQILPKKCGHLNDKKLADPHDMAAKVAAAVKARRDLLVIARTDAAASEGMDGAVARAKLYLQAGADAIFPEALTQAEMFREFARRVDAPLLANMTEFGRTPFFTAAEFEAMGYKMGIWPVSALRVAAKAQGDLYVALRQDGGTHNMIERMQTRAELYATIGYHDYEALDSSIVETVIPSGMTQRR; translated from the coding sequence ATGTCTTATCTCGTCTCGGCGGAGCTGCCTCTGCTCCCGGCAGGCCGCCGCCTGCGCGCGCTCATCGAGCGGTCGGGCATCCTGCCGATGCCCGGCGCCCATAACGGCCTTGCGGCCCTGCAGGCGCGCCAGGCGGGCTTCGAGGCGCTCTATCTGTCGGGCGCGGCCATGACGGCCTCGATGGGCCTGCCCGATCTCGGCGTGATCACGGTCGACGAGGTCGCATTCTTCATCCGGCAAGTGGCGCGCGCCTCGGCCCTGCCGCTGCTGGTCGATGGCGATACCGGCTATGGCGAGGTCCTCAACGTCATGCATATGGTGCGCAGCTTCGAGGAAGCGGGCGCGGCCGCCGTCCATATCGAGGACCAGATCCTGCCCAAGAAATGCGGACATCTGAACGACAAGAAGCTCGCCGATCCTCACGACATGGCGGCGAAGGTCGCGGCCGCCGTGAAGGCGCGCCGCGATCTCCTCGTGATCGCTCGCACCGATGCGGCCGCAAGCGAAGGCATGGACGGTGCGGTGGCGCGCGCCAAGCTCTATCTCCAGGCTGGGGCCGATGCGATTTTTCCCGAAGCGCTCACGCAGGCCGAGATGTTCCGCGAATTTGCGCGGCGGGTCGATGCGCCGTTGCTCGCCAACATGACCGAGTTCGGCCGGACGCCCTTCTTCACCGCCGCCGAGTTCGAGGCGATGGGCTACAAGATGGGCATCTGGCCGGTCAGCGCGCTCAGGGTTGCGGCGAAGGCGCAAGGCGACCTCTACGTGGCGCTCCGACAGGATGGCGGCACGCACAACATGATCGAGCGCATGCAGACGCGCGCCGAGCTCTACGCCACGATCGGATATCACGATTACGAGGCGCTTGATTCATCGATCGTCGAGACCGTCATCCCCTCCGGCATGACGCAGCGTCGATAG